The following nucleotide sequence is from Silurus meridionalis isolate SWU-2019-XX chromosome 5, ASM1480568v1, whole genome shotgun sequence.
ATAGCAAACTGTTTTGTGCTCTTATCATCCCcatcctcttctctctttcttctttactCCTCCTGCTTGTGCTTCATCCACTGGCCTGCTTCTGGTCCCTTTCCCGGCTCCACCCGTTCATACTCCACTGACCATGTCCTTTATCAGAGTCTCACCTGTGTCCTCGATCAGTGTCATCCACACCACTGCAGCCCTCCCCTCGTGGCCCCCTGCGGAGTCGCAGCACCGACCGCCAAAAAACCAGCctcagctctacctctgcctctTCCGACTCCATTTCAAACATTGCTCAGGTGAGCTTATTCAAAATCATTATTTACTTCGTAGGTAATACGCCTAATAGGTTTTAAAGATGCTTAAAAACCTTCACTTTGTGGCTGTAAGGGAAGATTAATTCCTCAGCCCCCATCACCTCATGTGTTAAACAAGAATAATATAATGAGGGCATCAAATATGTCAGATTATTAATCtcttctctatctttctctgcCTGTAATAACAGTACAATGAAATAATACGCTTACGTTGGTGTATCTGGTTTAGAAGCATACAtccttttgatttgttttgcaaAGCAGACTTGTCCAGTATCAGTCCTTTATCTCAAACTAGATCTGATTAAAAAGTATTCTCTGTCAGGTAGAGCAAACAGAATCAGATACTGTTTGAGCGCCACTATGCTTGTTTGTTAGCCGTTTACGGGGAGATTAAAACTGTAGTAGGTGATCAAAAAcaaagtgtgtttaaaaaaatgttgaataatAAATTTTTGGTTAAACCATTCACCAAAATAAGCAATAGCAGTTGCTGCAAATGACAGTGAGATGTTCTGTGGCCTGGCCATTTTCTGAGCTAGAATGCCATCAATGCACAAAGCAAGGATCATTATTCAGATGCAAAGTAGGGTTTGTCACCTCAGGCCCTGGTTTAAATTCTCCTTCCAAAtctagtatatttttttttttactgcatgaACCATGGTAATAAAATCATTGCTGACATTTTATCTTTTGGACATTTCAACCTATAATGTTTAGAGGATTTTAGCCTTGTtactaaatatattaaattaaaaatattaaaaactagCCATAATGGTTAGCGCTGAACTGTTTTATTCTTCAACAAATTACCAGAAAAGTGAGTCATTAGACATTGTATGCATCAGACTCTGAAATTGGAATTGTGCAATGCTCTTTAAAACttaatatattcattcattcggTCTGCCAAACCACTCGCACTGATACACGCAGTACTTTCCTCttcattatatattctaaatAACACATAGCCACaatttaaaataagtattttattaGGTTAAAAATTAGTTTGGTTAGAAATTGACATTTTACTTATCCAGACACCCTCTGCCTTTGTCCTACTGCCATTTGAGGAACCCTGCTCTGATTTTGGCAACTATGACTTGTGTAATATAAATAGATGGACTTTCAGAGGCCTGGTGCATTCACCTTGACATTGTCAGCTGTTTGTTGCGGTAACAGACTGAGTTGTTGAATATGATCAATCGTTGTTGCtgttattatacatatattatattatactacactattttagtataaaatgtaaagttagCAATGTTTTGTTCATGTAGTTATTGGATTTACTTTGGGATTATGAACTTTCTATCTTAACACGTCTCAATGTGCtttacattaacagcattaaaatCTACTAAAGTAAAGAATATGTAATGAAGGTAGTGAAGAATGAAGAAAACGTACGTAAAGAACACattgcaaataataaaaattggaTCACTCGTAGAAACCGTCAACCTTCTGAAATCAGTGACAAAAGCTGAAAAACATTTATCTCTTTCTATGTGCTTACGTGTTTGTACGTACTGTTTGTATGTGCGTGCAGAAAGCTGAAAAGGACAAGACTTCACCGGCTGCAAAACGTCCTCCTTCACCTTCCACAGTTCCCAGTCGCCATCGTTCTCCCTCCCCAGGCCCTATTGGTGGACCCACGAGAACGCCATCACCTGGAGCAGCCAAGTAAGAGATCTACATCACATTTCCTCACTCATCTTACtctcatttccatttttttgaGGGTTTTCAACTGTGTGCATCTCTTCCAGGCACAGTCCTCGTAATCGGCCGCCCTCACCCAGTGGAGTGAAGCAGAGGCCTCCATCACCTCAGCCTACTTCCAAACCACCACCTATCCAGAAACCTGCCCTCACCCCAACAGGTCCTCCTattctgagaaagagagagtccAAACCCAAAGACACATCTCCAATGACTGCTCTAACAACACAGCCTCAAGATATGAGCACTTCAAGCCCAGTTTCCAGCACCAAGCCCAAAGATGGTAGGGTccaataaagtaaatgtatagTCCAGTAGATATTTCACCCTTTTCCCtatgtattttatgttttgcacgTATTTGGTACAATTACCCATAAGTGCATTACTGTAGTCAACACACAGTTGTACTGACTTACTGCGCCCTCTTCTGGAGCCATTAGTCTGCATGCCTGGAAGCTCCTGTTTAATTTCAGGCTGTCATATACATATCATGCCAGTTTTATAGTGTGTTATAAAGCATTATCTGTTACTGGACAAACATCTGTgcatatttgtttgttaaaggcACTGATTGACtgtgaccctttttttttttttctttttagatccTAGTCTGAAAACTACGGCCGGCACTAACTCTGCTGCTGAAGCTGCTAAGATCCTGGCAGAGAACAGGCGTCTGGCTCgtgaacagaaagagagagaggaacagcTCAGACtacagagagaggaagaggagaggtGAGCACACACGTAGTGTGGATGAGGAGACTGCTTTttagaggtttgggtctcctagttcacatGAGGGGACTTTTTTACCACCTCCAAAAACGTTCtaaacatttgtgtgcctccgactttCTGGTCGCAGAtttggaaagaaccacatatggctggaaaagtcaggcgtcccaatacttttgttcatatgctGTAATTCTTTTTGAACTTTTGTGCAggattgttttcttttgtttcagtaGTTACAAATATGGACAAATAAGACAATTATGTATTGCATAAGAGTAAAAATGTTCTATGGTTTTAATTTCCAATGCAGACTGTCTTGGTTATAACAACAAGAGAGcagcaaaaaataaacccaaacagtaatttagttatatttatacataataactttttattattaatattattatcaaaaatgttttgcaattttGTCATTCTAACTGAAAATaatgattacatttataaacaaataagtCTGAATATTCTGTTTATAAAAATTGGCTTCTTGTACAAATGATTATCTAAATGTTTCTTTGAAGAAAGTGGATAAGGTTGTGTTTTACTGAGAGTGTGAATTCTAGGAGATAGTGTGGATTGAAATGTTAGTTAAATTAAGTTTGTGTGATGTGTAATTACAGACACATTTATATGAAGTGACCTTGCTGCAAATTTTAGAACATGTCCTGTTTTTCATTTCCTGTAACAGTAAGATCAGATTTAAACAGTGTTCTGCCATTTCAGGgtaagaaaagaagaggaagaacgtCTGGCTGaggaggagagagtgagacgtttggaggaggagaaggttcgggcagaggagagaaagagggaagagGAGGAGCAGGCTCAGAAGGCagaagaggaaagagagagactggAGCTGGAAGAACAGCAGAAACGAACTGAGTTACAGAAAGAGGCAAGAAACAGTATAAGCATCACACACATAACCGAGACTGATGGATGTAACcgttgtgtgatttttttattgatttttgtgtTGCAAAAATTGCAGCGAGAGGAGGCAGAAGCAAAGGCTCTGGAAGAAGCAGAGAAGCAGCGACAGGAGAGAGAGCGCATCATGCAGCAGAACCAGCAGGAGCGCATGGAGAGGAAGAAGGTGAACTTGTAAACGCTCTCTCTGTCCAACTGCCTAGTGTGAAGTGGTCAGCAGTGTTATTGCCTGATGAAGATGAACATAACAGCTAATGATCGAGCTAGAAGTGAAATGTATTTTGAAGCAATGTAAAAGCCTTCTGCATGTGCAGAGATCACAGAAATGCAAAAGCGATTGATGTCTGCATTTCCCAATATCATTTTTGTCTTTAACGTGGAGTTTCTCCTCATTCACTAATGGCATGTTATTTAGTAAAAACTGAAATGAtcatttgaggaaaaaaaaatgccgaATCAGACACGAGTTTTGCGCTTCCCTTATATGCTAGTGTGCATCATTTTAAACATGATTCAGAAATTGTTTGCAAAACTGTTTTGTACAGAAATTTACAATGGCTGCCATATTTAAAATGCAAAGTCTAAGAAGATCTAAACAGCAGCCCCTCTATCTGCTGATTTTCCTCATAGCCAGTTGTTCTTCAGTTAAGATCCGCTCCAATATAAAATCCAGTTTCCTGATGGGAAAAATGTAAGTGATATTAAAAGAAACTAGAATCAGACCAAGGTGAACTTTGAATGTGAAACTTTTTTGTGAGCCAACACAAAGCAGTCACACAACACCTtgctatttatatatgtttgatGAAAAAGTCCCTGGTTCAGGACTGGTGCAGTGATCATTTCAGAAGAGCGGATGGTGCAGGCTTTCCTTGCACTGACTGTGCAGAAATGCCAGTATGGTACAAAATGACCCTAATTAAACAGTTTGCCTTCCaagaacaaatatttaaactacaggtcctacttttttttttttttttttaatcctcgcTGATGCCTTGAGTGTtccccagagagagagagagagagagagagagagagagagagagagagagagagagagagattggattggattggattggttGGATTTAATTCCCTAATGAGTAGAAAGAGCAGTTTTGTACAGCTGGCTTGTCTGTTCTTCATCAAGCAATACATTGCATTTTTGACCAAATGAAATACATCCACTAAAGTAGATCACAGTTTATTGGCCTGACGCTGAGCATGCTAGCTACCCTGGCATGTGGCAGACCTCACATTTAAAAGTCTGGTATGCCACTAAATGTGATTTTGCTGAGGATGCCAGGATTGTTAACTGAAGCTGCAACAGTAGTTCACCAGTGAGTATTTTAGAATTAAGAAACTATCAGAAATTGGTTATCAGTCTGGTGCTAAACTCTATACACAAGCACTAATGCAAAAGAATCTTGAAAAAGTTCACAGGGAAATGATGGCAATGTGTGTCAAAGTCATACCATGTGGTACCtgtcattttatgtttttgtccaGCTTAAGAAAGtgcacacacaatatacagataAACCAGAGCAGACCATGAAGTCCCTGTCTGAACACATTACCGAATACAAATGGAGGCATAAATTATTTAGCGTCATTGAAAGGCCTAAATATTTAGATGcagatgcatttatttgtcacatgtacatttcaATGGAGTGAAaatctttcttcgcatatcccagcataTTAGGAAGCTATCAGAGTGCAGAGTAATCCATGaaacagcacccctggagcacagaggttcaagggccttgttcaagggcccaacagtggcagctagGCGCTACTGGGGCATAAATTCCCTGACTTTCCGATCAATAACCGTTGAACTATACTTCCCCActttgacagattttttttccattgttcataaagatttttgttttgtgttgggtttttttacatttgttacataaatagattttgttttttttttttaaatgtgttgatgTATCTGTTTGCTTTTATAGAGAATCGAGGAAATTATGAAAAGAACCAGAAAAATGGACCAAAATGATTTCAAGGCAAGTCTccttatggtttttttttttttttttttttttaattaatgtattgCTTAGATTTAGGGCTGTTGTATATGGAAGGATATTCTGGGCAATATTGAAAAAAAGGAATTGCAAATTCTGCAAAATTGTCTATTACTGGTCTGCTAATCGTCTGGTATTGCGTTCGGATTATGTCACAATATAGCTGTAGCTTTTGACATGTTTGGCTTGTGGGTCTCCATTTCTGCAGGGTAACGATGAGGAAGGCATTCCAGATGAGAATGGTGACGAGGTTAATGACGAGCTAAACTGTGAAACCACGGGTACGCTTTTCTTCCCTCTAATCTGCACTTTAGGATGATTTACATAAGTTTTGTCTGCTTTGTAGTATTCACACATCTTTGTGATTACAGAGGACCAATTTGTGGCGTCAGAGCAAGAGACAGAGTTCGTCAACCAATCAGACATTCAGGAGCGAGCCATGTCTTCAGAAGAAGCTCAGCTTAAGTCAGACGAGACTCTTGACAATATGAATGAACAGGCCAAAGTGGAcgacaaagaaaacaacaatggCCTCAGTGCAGCACAGCCCACAGCCATCAGGTACATAAAGTGTCTGTCCCTCACCTGAGAGAAATACATTCtcattattttacaatttgtaGATTACCTTGAATCTTAGACCCTGTTTATATCTGTTCCTTTCAACTGTCTTTGTAATACCATGCATTTACACTCATCATACATATCTGTAATTAGTTATATATAgtggtgtgaatgtgtttgccccttcctgattttgcatgtcacactttaatgtttcagatcatcatactaatttaaatattagtaaaagtgaacacaacatgcagtttttaaatgaaggtttttattatcgaggtaaaaacaaaatccaaaactacatggccctgtgtggaaaaagtgtCTGTCCCCCTGTTAAAATTTAGGTTTATCAGACcagagttcaatttctctaaccacacccaggcctgattactgccacaccagTTCGCTATCAAGAAATCTCtcaaataggacctgcctgacaaagtgacgTAGACCagaagatcctcaaaagctagataTCATatcgagatccaaagaaatttagaaacaaatgagaaagaaagtaattgagatctatcagtctggaaagggttataaagtatttttaaagctttgggactccagcaaaccacagtgagagcaatcatttacaaatagcaaaaacatggaacagtggagaccCTTCCCAGGAttggccggccgaccaaaatgaccccaagagcacagcgacgactcattcaagaggtcacaaaagaccccacaacaacatccaaagaactgcaggcctcacttgcctttGTTAAGATCAGTGTTCATTTTataccataagaaagagactgggcaaaaatggtctgcatggcagagttccaagacgaaaaccgctgctgagcaaaaagaacataaaggctcgtctcagttttgccagaaaacatcttgattatccccaaaacttttgggaaaatactctgtggaccgacgagacaaaagttgaactttttgaaaggtgtgtgtcccattacgtctggcataaaagtaacaccccatttcagaaaaagatcaccataccaacagtaaaatatggtggtggtagtgtgatggtctggggctgttttgctgcttcggGACCTGGAAGAcctgctgtgataaatggaaccatgaattctgctgtttaccaaaaaatccgtttgatgatctgaagtgtgaaacatgcaaaaaaattaaaaactcagGACACCTTTTCataccactgtatatacattgtcacacacttttttaattttattttatagtttaggAATAATATGTTCTGACTGCAGCAGCACGCTGTGCCCAACTTCCTCTTTAAGATTCTCAAAAACATGATTTCACCAGAATTTTCCAGACAATATCTGGCTGAGCTGAATCTCTCCTGATTGTTTGTTTAATCAAATGTAGCTTTTAGGATGATATAACTAATGGTGAACTCTGAACTCATTTTATAGCAAGCTTTTAAACccttttctgtttaaaatagCTGAACTCAGTCACTTAATTTAtcagtaaaaaaatcatttctgtTCCCTCTAGTAACTCTTATACAAAGACACATCTGGTGGAGGGCTCTGAATTTGTGAATCAGGACTGTAACATGGGAATGAATGGGAAAGCAGGGTCCTGGAGCTTTGAAGAGTTCATTGATCTCGGGGTTCACACTAAAGGCCGGCCACTCATGGAGCCCGAAACCTGTAATCAGGGTCTAATAGAGTGTGGTGTGGCACCTGAAGGACCCAGAGTGGCTTTTGATGACAAGTCGGCCCCTGTGAACTCCCTCCACCCTGCTCAGCCCATTGAAGCCCTGTCCGGTGAGGAactttaatgtttaatagagttCCTGTATCTTATGTGCCTCGTTACAGTGGGGAAAagaattatttgatcccctgctgattttgtgagtttacccccttacaaagaaaggaagacaagtcTAGAAcaggggtgcacacactttttcagcatgcgagctacttataaaatgaccaagtcaaagcgatctacctactataaataaattatagtttaaaaataaatatagattttttttttttttttttgtcatgtgatCTACCGGTAGATCGCGATCGACGTATTGGACACTTCTGGTTTAGAATTTttataatagatttattttaacagaatacagagacaaaatatttaaaaaataattaaataaaggttatacatttatttgtatttggtcAAATGAAATGAGTATTCGATCCCGtaccaaattagcaagaattctgactcccacaaacccaatttattcatttctttgtaagtggGTAAATGTACAAATTCAGCAGGgggttaaataattatttctccCACTGTATAACTTTGAGGATATTTCCAATAAGTTATTTCTTACCTTCCAGTTAAAGATATTTACATTAAACTGAAttgctctttcttttcctcctggTCCTGTTTCTcccttttctctgtttttttttttttgtttgtttgtttctttttttttttttttgtatttttacacatCTTTCCTCAGAGATTTGATTTGACATCTTCACCCATGGATGGTTGCTAATTGCACTGCATGATGTTTGCCTCGTCGAGTTTCACCTGAACAGCCAGAGAAAGTGAATCACACAGGACCTCGACGTCTGCACCTCCATCAAGAAAAGTTgaatatactttttttgttttgttttgttttgttttgttttcttcaaaagaaaaatgcttCAGGGAAACATAATCTTCCATTAtgctttattttctgttttcctgtctttctttttcattgatGGCATCTAGTCAGttatctttgttttgttttttcctctcaccaatatttatgtattgatctttttttttatgttaaatctTGAGTAATTTATTCTTCTGACTTCTTTTATGACTTGTTGCTTTCTgtattatctttctttttttcacatttgtattccattttattttgattaggtGTTACATGTGATCCCAGTTAGTCAGTGGATTGAAGCAGAAAAGAGCAATTAATGTGAATTAACGCTGTTGAGGTCGGAGGAGGAAAAACCTCCAGCGGTCTCACACTGGTTTAAAATGTTCGTGAACTGAGTAGTGCTCAACTATTTGAAAGCTTTTCAAGATCCTCATGAATCCGAAATACCAAGatactcctctctctctctttctctctctctctctctctctctctctctcactctctctttatatatatatgtatatatgagtgaTAGAGAGGGAGCACGAGCCTTAGCACGGATTCTTTAAAGTTACACTGATGCATGGGGCGCCTTACCTGCATTTTCTGCTTCTTCCCAAACTAATGTGATCTCTCTGGCCATTAAGCTGCTTATTGTCCTCTAGCAAATCTTGGTCAAGATATTTCATACATTAAGTTGACGAAAATAGGAACTGGTAAAAGTGCTAAATGTCAGACAGCTGAAATCTTTTCAAATTGCTTTAGTCTTTAAAAGATGAAGGTTCttaagcaaaaagaaaaaaaaaacatatgtaacTTGAATGAAGTTTTAACCTTGTAAATTTCAGGTTTGTGGCTGTGGCTATTGCCTTAAGCTTACATTTTCTTCTACATATTACGTAAATGTAAACACAGTTAGGCATTCACATAGAGTCTAATTTAAGAGTATACTAAAACGATGGAACGTTAGCGTGAATTTCTACATTACATGCGAACATGCCGTTGCAGCACATACGAATATTACTGTAAACTCTGTTTAGGTGCATGTTGTTCCCTGTAGGATGTTAGACAGAGGGGATTCTCTGTTCTGTTTTCAACGCTTGAATAATTGCTAGTGTTCTGTTAAACCCCACGTTCCCTCAGGGTCGGAGCTCTGTCAGGTTTTGGAGACcaccatttttatttctcttgctctcactctttttaaatcattaatccAGTGGCTCAGccagttttatgttttgtaaaatCGATCTCACATATTAAGATAATATTTAAAACGATATTCGTACTTGTGTAAGTATTATGAACATGGATCAGTATTCGACTGTTATTCTATGACTTGGGGGATGTAGGATGTGGAAGGGAAGTGTAATTTGGTTGGTTTCTCTCTGGCGCACATCTGTACTGCTGCTACATAACAGCATCTGATCTGGAACATCAAAAAGCCTGGTTTTGTTCGTTGTTTTCTGGGGAATGAATGGAGGAGGAATTTTGAACGTTGCAGGAGGTTGTGTGCAAGTCATgttgtagaaaataaaaacgaTTGATCATTCCTCTACTCTTGATTTGATAATGATCGTCTTGATGTAAATGCATAGAAACGAAACACGTGGACTTTGTTTAGAAGTCAAAAATGCTGGAATCAGGGGTGGTGGATACAGAAGAAAGGTTCGGAGGACTGCTAGCTAAAAGAATTCATATCGTTTGAGTTTCTGTCTGTTTACTCGCACTGTTGTCAGTCGTTGCAAGCTTGAAGCTCAAGTGCTTTAAGTGTCGCGTTGATGGTTATGGGTTCATAGTCTATTTCAGGACTGCTTgggctttttttaatacactagTTTACACCGCAGTAACTAAGGCCAATGAGCATTGGGCATTTGACTATTTAAAATCGTAGTCATTCACTAATAAACTAACTAGCATCATTCCTCTCATAACACTCTTTCCAATATAGACATGGATCACTTAAATGAAaggtgtcgtttttttttttgttgttgttgttgttgccacAGCTTGAAAATTCATTGGCATTTTTCTAAAAGACTCCATAGTTTACAACTTTAGATTGAGGACCCGAACACTGTCCGTAATTCCAGTGGTGACACTCGGCAAACACTCAGGCATGAAAACAAACCCATAAGCCTGTACCAATAAGGGAGAGATGTGCTGCAGAACACTTCTTTCATTTGAGCCTTTCAGCAGTCGCTCCCTACCACGTGGTGTACAAAAAAGATGCTAAACACCCAAAGCACTTGTAGTCTTGCGGTGGCTGTTTTCAAACGCATGCAGTCATTATGTGTATTTTTCACGTGTGCTGCTTTTGCAGGATGCTACCATGGTCACTTGGACAGGGTCACACCAGTACTGttgctgctgcttttttttgttgttgtttgtttttgtcccaGGACCCTGTAAACCTTTTGAGTGTTTTGGAGCTGTTCTCTAGCTTGGAGTGCTCACCATGGCTGAAAGATAGAACGGTGCCTTAGGAATAGAGTGAgacatatttattttcatatattaataACTCAATGTTTCATGATGTGCTTTCGCTGGCCATGACAATCATTTTACTTGACCAGTGCCCTAAATAGTATGCAATTTTCTGTATCTTGAAATAGAAAAGTTCTAATTCTACTTGTGAAATTTCCCAAACTGTACTGGAAAATATATcaaactgtttaaataaaagttttgttAGATAAAAGAAGTCAGTTTTTGATGTAAAGTTGCCCATACCTACTGTAATATACTTGTGCTTTCATGATGCATAAATGAAGGCTTTAGACGAAGCTTGAAATTTATTGTTCAGATTCAATGTCACTTCACCCGAAATGCCATGAATAAAGTATATACTAACATTGTTGCATGCCAAAAGATTCATGTTAAATGTGTGTCACACACGTCATAAATCCAAAAAAACTCACAATACTCAGGTGTTGCGCTAAAACagacaaaatacattttcctttaaagTTCGATGACGAGAAATCTTCCAGTAAAGCCTGAATTAACATcgtgaaaatgaaatattaacatGAAATAATTGCTTAGCATTAACGCTCACCAGAGACTCATGTTTAGCTGTGAAGTTATGATAACAATATAAACGTTTAAATGCGTATTTATTGTGACTATAAATGTGTCTGCAGTAATTACACACCACTCACTATTGCTACTTGTATCTCATcactaaaacatttgcaagtcagtactttttctttgtttgattAGTTTGTTTGCTTATTGTTTCACCatttaaagagcaaaaaaacacTGATAATGAATCGATTACCACCGGTATAATGTGTCAATCTTTCTTTAAATGTAATCTGAAAAGAGCAACTTCAGTCTCACAGCTTTTTGGCACAGTCGGGGCAGTAGATGTTCTCTTCCTGCATGACGAAGCGCTTGTGGGCCAGGGACAGAGAGCACTTCTTACAGTTAAAGCAGTACTCATGCCAAGTGTGGTTCTCGTAGTTCACCACATTAGTCCCTCTGCCAAATCCTGCGGGTGTCAAACAGGAGATGATCAATTTTTTCAACCTATTAGTCGTCAATGATTTATTAAATGATGTTGCTCTGTGAGTGTCCGCTGTGCACATCAACATGCGTGCTTTTTGAAAACTgacaatacatttaattatgtcACTACATGTCATATTTACCGGTGATAGGATTTTGGCATCCAGAGCACTTCTTGGCCACAGAGGTCTTGTAGCAGTCCACACAGTAGAAGTCATCCTCGTGAGCAGTGAAGCGAGCGCCACCCAGTGGCTTCTTGCAGGTGTGGCACACAAAGCATTCAGAGTGCCACGGTTTATCCTGATAATTGATTCCACCAGAGGTGATGGGCTGGAAAATATTTGACACAAAAGCATATTTTTAATACTGAAATCGGACATTAAAACAGAAATCTGACCTAGGATCATAAAATATAGCATAATGGCTATTTCGTCTCTTCGGTTCTACAGAATATTCTCTGCACTAGAGGGAATCTGTGTTAGACTGCACTCGC
It contains:
- the map7d3 gene encoding ensconsin isoform X16, producing MCACPAKRALQANECSRRRKKNREGKTSVKMAEGATSLKGLRAQMAAVAQAQAEERRSLAGNNTAPITASATKSHAKPVIDGAVLRVDDKLRVAKERRDEQEKQQAVRGSQILEREHKAKLQVERQMEERQRKLEEQRRKEEQRRAAVEEKRKQKLEEEKEHYEAVMRRTIERSQKVEQRQKRWSWSGLTDSDNRNDKRSSSTTNLKQSADPAISKRLSSSAALLNSPDKTHRPLASPLDSSVLSRLLTPTQASLARSKSAAALSANGADETESHLCPRSVSSTPLQPSPRGPLRSRSTDRQKTSLSSTSASSDSISNIAQKAEKDKTSPAAKRPPSPSTVPSRHRSPSPGPIGGPTRTPSPGAAKHSPRNRPPSPSGVKQRPPSPQPTSKPPPIQKPALTPTGPPILRKRESKPKDTSPMTALTTQPQDMSTSSPVSSTKPKDDPSLKTTAGTNSAAEAAKILAENRRLAREQKEREEQLRLQREEEERVRKEEEERLAEEERVRRLEEEKVRAEERKREEEEQAQKAEEERERLELEEQQKRTELQKEARNSISITHITETDGCNRCVIFLLIFVLQKLQREEAEAKALEEAEKQRQERERIMQQNQQERMERKKRIEEIMKRTRKMDQNDFKGNDEEGIPDENGDEVNDELNCETTEDQFVASEQETEFVNQSDIQERAMSSEEAQLKSDETLDNMNEQAKVDDKENNNGLSAAQPTAISNSYTKTHLVEGSEFVNQDCNMGMNGKAGSWSFEEFIDLGVHTKGRPLMEPETCNQGLIECGVAPEGPRVAFDDKSAPVNSLHPAQPIEALSGEEL
- the map7d3 gene encoding ensconsin isoform X19: MCACPAKRALQANECSRRRKKNREGKTSVKMAEGATSLKGLRAQMAAVAQAQAEERRSLAGNNTAPITASATKSHAKPVIDGAVLRVDDKLRVAKERRDEQEKQQAVRGSQILEREHKAKLQVERQMEERQRKLEEQRRKEEQRRAAVEEKRKQKLEEEKEHYEAVMRRTIERSQKVEQRQKRWSWSGLTDSDNRNAHRPLASPLDSSVLSRLLTPTQASLARSKSAAALSANGADETESHLCPRSVSSTPLQPSPRGPLRSRSTDRQKTSLSSTSASSDSISNIAQKAEKDKTSPAAKRPPSPSTVPSRHRSPSPGPIGGPTRTPSPGAAKHSPRNRPPSPSGVKQRPPSPQPTSKPPPIQKPALTPTGPPILRKRESKPKDTSPMTALTTQPQDMSTSSPVSSTKPKDDPSLKTTAGTNSAAEAAKILAENRRLAREQKEREEQLRLQREEEERVRKEEEERLAEEERVRRLEEEKVRAEERKREEEEQAQKAEEERERLELEEQQKRTELQKEARNSISITHITETDGCNRCVIFLLIFVLQKLQREEAEAKALEEAEKQRQERERIMQQNQQERMERKKRIEEIMKRTRKMDQNDFKGNDEEGIPDENGDEVNDELNCETTEDQFVASEQETEFVNQSDIQERAMSSEEAQLKSDETLDNMNEQAKVDDKENNNGLSAAQPTAISNSYTKTHLVEGSEFVNQDCNMGMNGKAGSWSFEEFIDLGVHTKGRPLMEPETCNQGLIECGVAPEGPRVAFDDKSAPVNSLHPAQPIEALSGEEL
- the map7d3 gene encoding ensconsin isoform X2 gives rise to the protein MCACPAKRALQANECSRRRKKNREGKTSVKMAEGATSLKGLRAQMAAVAQAQAEERRSLAGNNTAPITASATKSHAKPVIDGAVLRVDDKLRVAKERRDEQEKQQAVRGSQILEREHKAKLQVERQMEERQRKLEEQRRKEEQRRAAVEEKRKQKLEEEKEHYEAVMRRTIERSQKVEQRQKRWSWSGLTDSDNRNGESDSGPTSSPVTIVISPASPISKPPRSHTTQDKRSSSTTNLKQSADPAISKRLSSSAALLNSPDKSAKRRSSSLNRLPSTVPRVSKEAHKQPQVEQTGPVLKKRSSSLSRVGNRAPPTGKPEKPTQVESAHRPLASPLDSSVLSRLLTPTQASLARSKSAAALSANGADETESHLCPRSVSSTPLQPSPRGPLRSRSTDRQKTSLSSTSASSDSISNIAQKAEKDKTSPAAKRPPSPSTVPSRHRSPSPGPIGGPTRTPSPGAAKHSPRNRPPSPSGVKQRPPSPQPTSKPPPIQKPALTPTGPPILRKRESKPKDTSPMTALTTQPQDMSTSSPVSSTKPKDDPSLKTTAGTNSAAEAAKILAENRRLAREQKEREEQLRLQREEEERVRKEEEERLAEEERVRRLEEEKVRAEERKREEEEQAQKAEEERERLELEEQQKRTELQKEARNSISITHITETDGCNRCVIFLLIFVLQKLQREEAEAKALEEAEKQRQERERIMQQNQQERMERKKRIEEIMKRTRKMDQNDFKGNDEEGIPDENGDEVNDELNCETTEDQFVASEQETEFVNQSDIQERAMSSEEAQLKSDETLDNMNEQAKVDDKENNNGLSAAQPTAISNSYTKTHLVEGSEFVNQDCNMGMNGKAGSWSFEEFIDLGVHTKGRPLMEPETCNQGLIECGVAPEGPRVAFDDKSAPVNSLHPAQPIEALSGEEL